A genomic window from Solanum dulcamara chromosome 11, daSolDulc1.2, whole genome shotgun sequence includes:
- the LOC129872231 gene encoding sulfite exporter TauE/SafE family protein 5-like: MNCHNYLKLIFFLVFLASCRFSIAKQTNPTSDIPKLDEFLNAIYEWRANQQQKQEDEGLKFGVPAVVAGVLCFLAASISSAGGIGGGGLYVPILTIVAGVDLKTASSFSAFMVTGGSIANVVSNMFVKSPKNGGKILIDFDIALLSEPCMLLGVSIGVICNRVLPEWLITILFAVFLGYCTFKTCKSGFFYWKLESELENGLLKNETESLLEKKEGKGGIISSIPWMKMGMLVMFWFSFFFLYLLRGNRYGQGIIPMEACGVGYWIISSVQFPLAIIFTSWILYNRESQQNMPSKKQEGTSETKHGPSRKLIFPIMALLAGVLGGVFGIGGGMLISPLLIQVGITPEVTAATCSFMVFFSSTMSAVQYLFLGMKHVDDALIFAVVCCVASIIGLVVVQRAIEHHGRASLIVFSVGIVMALSTVLMTSFGAVDIWRDYTSGNYMGFKQPC, encoded by the exons atgaatTGTCACAACTACTTAAAGttgatattttttcttgtttttttggCATCCTGCAGATTTTCTATAGCAAAACAGACAAACCCCACCTCAGATATCCCCAAATTGGATGAATTCTTGAATGCAATTTATGAATGGAGGGCTAATCAGCAGCAGAAACAAGAAGATGAGGGTCTAAAATTTGGAGTTCCAGCTGTAGTAGCAGGGGTGCTCTGTTTTTTAGCAGCCTCTATATCAAGTGCTGGTGGGATTGGAGGTGGAGGTTTGTATGTACCTATTCTTACTATAGTTGCTGGTGTAGACCTCAAAACAGCCTCAAGTTTTTCTGCATTTATGGTCACAGGTGGCTCTATTGCTAATGTTGTTAGTAACATGTTTGTTAAAAGTCCCAAAAATGGGGGCAAGattttgattgattttgatatagCATTGCTGTCGGAGCCATGCATGTTGTTGGGTGTCAGTATTGGAGTTATATGCAATCGGGTCCTTCCAGAGTGGCTTATCACTATACTGTTTGCTGTGTTTCTTGGTTATTGCACTTTCAAGACATGTAAATCAGGCTTCTTTTATTGGAAATTGGAATCAGAATTGGAAAATGGGTTGCTGAAAAATGAAACTGAgtctttgttggagaagaagGAAGGAAAGGGAGGAATAATCAGCAGCATTCCATGGATGAAAATGGGGATGTTGGTGATGTTctggttttctttctttttcctctATCTTCTTCGTGGAAATCGATATGGACAA GGCATCATTCCTATGGAGGCGTGTGGAGTGGGATACTGGATCATTTCATCAGTTCAGTTTCCTTTGGCTATCATCTTTACATCATGGATCTTGTATAATAGAGAAAGTCAGCAGAACATGCCTTCAAAGAAACAG GAAGGAACCAGTGAAACTAAACATGGACCTTCAAGGAAGCTCATCTTCCCAATAATGGCACTACTAGCAGGGGTTCTAGGAGGCGTTTTTGGAATTGGTGGTGGAATGCTAATTAGTCCCCTTTTGATCCAAGTCGGAATAACTCCTGAA GTGACAGCAGCAACCTGCTCATTCATGGTGTTTTTCTCGTCTACCATGTCAGCGGTGCAATATCTATTTCTAGGGATGAAGCACGTGGACGATGCCCTCATCTTTGCAGTTGTATGTTGTGTTGCCTCAATCATTGGATTAGTAGTGGTTCAGAGAGCCATAGAGCATCATGGGAGAGCATCCCTCATTGTATTTTCTGTTGGCATAGTTATGGCTTTAAGCACTGTTCTCATGACTAGTTTTGGAGCTGTTGATATCTGGAGGGATTACACTAGTGGGAATTACATGGGGTTCAAGCAGCCTTGCTGA
- the LOC129872232 gene encoding transcription factor ILR3-like yields the protein MAETEEDGSNWLIELGLMEDLPSLEPNAQWPSNAFSLPNNLSSGLEDSYGNSDSLKECGSKKRVRSGACASDSKAYREKMRRDKLNDRFQELSSILEPGKQPKMDKSVILGDAVRMVVQLRDEAEKLKESYNNLQEKVIELKAEKNELRDEKQKLKAEKDKLEQHLKALNTQPGFLPHPPAMSSPFSTPHQVFASKMMPYLGYPGIPMWQFVPPAAVDTSEDHSLRPPVA from the exons ATGGCGGAAACAGAGGAAGACGGATCAAATTGGCTTATAGAATTAGGGTTAATGGAAGATCTTCCTTCCCTTGAACCCAATGCTCAATGGCCCTCCAACGCTTTTTCCCTTCCAAATAATCTCAG TTCTGGATTAGAAGATTCCTATGGCAACTCAGATAGTTTGAAGGAATGTGGCTCCAAAAAgag GGTGAGATCTGGAGCATGTGCATCTGATTCAAAAGCATACAGGGAGAAAATGCGTAGGGACAAGCTGAATGACAG gTTCCAAGAATTAAGTTCTATCCTGGAACCAGGAAAGCAGCCAAAAATGGATAAATCTGTTATCCTGGGTGATGCAGTTCGTATGGTGGTGCAGTTGAGAGATGAAGCTGAGAAGCTCAAAGAGTCATACAACAACTTGCAGGAGAAGGTTATTGAATTGAAG GCTGAGAAAAATGAACTCCGAGATGAGAAACAAAAGCTAAAAGCAGAGAAAGACAAACTCGAGCAGCATCTGAAGGCGTTGAACACTCAACCTGGATTTTTACCACACCCTCCTGCAATGTCTTCCCCTTTTTCAACCCCACATCAAGTCTTTGCAAGCAAAATGATGCCATATCTTGGCTACCCTGGGATCCCTATGTGGCAGTTTGTGCCTCCTGCTGCAGTTGATACCTCAGAAGATCATTCTCTCCGTCCTCCAGTTGCTTAA
- the LOC129872033 gene encoding cysteine-rich receptor-like protein kinase 44, which yields MGFLKWLIILIFQFYYLFYLTIAQPNFTFQSPCKGNETEYPPNGAYHTNLNRVLSSLSRNIDSDGFYNATIGQDRDRVSAIAQCRGDVELQTCRDCINNATRLILEKCPSKKSAFGIYDMCLIRYSNESFIGTMSTDPRFSYYVTRNFSNPQLFFNQYLTPLLTNLRTQASRGGKRKFAANVIEAPDFQKTHALVQCTADLSAQGCYDCLTAIYESLPTCECYAKWGNYHLMPSCIVRYEPYSFFNESLLTEAPPPLVSPPQPASLPPPPPGKEDKTARTVIIIVVPITTIVILIGCISVILMRRQKRKLVNKRDVEGISVDDTSIAESLQYDFAAISAATDHFSDANKLGQGGFGPVYKGKLPNGQEVAVKRLSIDSGQGDLEFKNEVMLVARLQHRNLVRLRGFCFDRTERLLVYEFVPNASLDQFLFDPVKRRQLDWERRSKIIGGVARGILYLHEDSRLRIIHRDLKASNVLLDAEMNPKISDFGMARLFTLDETQGSTTRIVGTYGYMAPEYAMHGQFSVKSDVFSFGVLLLEIVSGQKNTCFRNGESVEDLLSYAWTNWLEGTATNLIDPMFRGSSGLVRDIMRYIHIALLCVQENIADRPNMAAVVLMLSSLSLSLPVPSGPAYHTHDDINAEISLMQEYNSRSSEPKELTKNKSISSSHNEASITELYPR from the exons ATGGGTTTCTTGAAATGGCTGATCATTCTAATATTCCAATTTTACTACCTTTTCTACCTCACCATAGCACAGCCTAATTTCACTTTTCAATCGCCCTGTAAAGGTAATGAGACAGAGTACCCCCCGAATGGTGCATACCACACAAACCTTAACAGAGTCCTCTCCTCTCTTTCGCGTAACATAGACAGTGATGGGTTCTATAATGCTACCATAGGCCAAGATCGGGACAGGGTTAGTGCCATCGCGCAATGTAGAGGAGATGTCGAATTACAAACATGCCGTGACTGTATAAATAATGCTACTCGCTTGATTTTAGAGAAATGTCCATCCAAGAAATCAGCCTTTGGCATTTATGATATGTGTCTGATAAGATATTCAAATGAGTCCTTCATAGGCACTATGTCAACCGACCCGCGATTTTCTTATTATGTCACCAGGAATTTCTCGAACCCCCAATTGTTTTTTAACCAATATCTGACACCCTTGTTGACAAATTTAAGAACTCAAGCTTCAAGGGGTGGGAAGCGCAAGTTTGCTGCTAATGTTATTGAAGCCCCTGATTTTCAGAAAACACATGCACTTGTACAGTGCACAGCCGATTTATCAGCTCAAGGTTGCTACGATTGTTTGACCGCTATCTATGAAAGTTTGCCTACCTGTGAATGTTATGCAAAGTGGGGAAACTACCATTTGATGCCCAGCTGCATTGTTCGGTATGAACCTTACTCATTCTTCAATGAATCATTATTGACTGAAGCTCCTCCACCCTTGGTGTCACCGCCGCAGCCAGCCTCATtgccaccaccaccaccag GAAAGGAAGACAAAACTGCACGAACTGTCATCATTATTGTTGTACCCATTACCAcaattgttattcttattggtTGTATTTCTGTCATCTTGATGAGGAGGCAAAAGAGGAAGTTGGTGAACAAAAGAGACG TTGAAGGTATATCTGTGGATGATACAAGTATTGCAGAATCATTGCAATATGATTTTGCAGCAATTAGTGCAGCGACAGATCACTTCTCAGATGCTAATAAGTTGGGACAAGGCGGATTTGGTCCTGTGTACAAG GGCAAGCTTCCAAATGGACAAGAAGTAGCAGTGAAAAGATTGTCAATAGATTCAGGCCAAGGAGATCTAGAATTCAAAAACGAGGTCATGTTGGTTGCCAGGCTACAACATAGGAATTTGGTTAGATTGCGAGGATTTTGCTTCGATAGAACAGAGAGACTTCTTGTCTATGAATTTGTTCCCAATGCAAGCCTTGACCAATTTTTATTTG ATCCAGTTAAACGTAGGCAATTGGATTGGGAAAGGAGATCCAAAATCATAGGAGGCGTTGCTAGGGGGATCCTTTATCTTCATGAGGATTCTAGGCTTCGGATCATTCATCGTGACCTTAAAGCTAGTAATGTTCTACTTGATGCAGAAATGAATCCTAAAATCTCAGACTTTGGCATGGCAAGGTTATTTACTCTGGATGAAACTCAAGGCAGCACAACCAGAATTGTTGGGACCTA TGGATATATGGCACCGGAGTATGCAATGCACGGGCAATTCTCAGTCAAATCAGATGTTTTTAGCTTTGGAGTACTACTCCTTGAAATTGTAAGTGGCCAAAAAAACACTTGTTTCAGAAATGGAGAATCGGTGGAAGACCTTCTGAGCTAT GCTTGGACGAATTGGCTCGAAGGAACAGCTACAAATTTGATTGACCCCATGTTTAGGGGAAGTTCAGGACTGGTTCGTGACATAATGAGATATATCCACATTGCTTTATTGTGCGTTCAAGAAAATATTGCTGATAGACCAAACATGGCTGCAGTGGTTCTCATGCTCAGTAGCCTCTCTCTGAGTCTTCCCGTGCCTTCAGGGCCTGCATACCATACGCACGACGACATTAACGCAGAGATTTCACTTATGCAAGAATACAATTCAAGATCGTCAGAACCTAAGGAATTAACCAAAAATAAATCTATTTCTTCATCACATAACGAGGCATCCATAACTGAGTTATACCCTCGTTAG
- the LOC129874626 gene encoding thioredoxin-like protein CXXS1, with the protein MEAQEQGTKSRAVKVDSKESWDFHVNQATLQGCPIVAHFTAVWCIPSLAMNPFMEELACMYQNMSFLTIDVDEVKEVASKYEVKAMPTFLLLKGGVPVDKIVGANPDEMKKRIHALVQSNPTDIP; encoded by the exons ATGGAAGCTCAAGAACAGGGGACCAAATCAAGAGCTGTGAAGGTAGACTCTAAGGAATcatgggattttcatgtaaatcaAGCCACACTCCAAGGATGCCCT ATTGTGGCACACTTTACGGCTGTTTGGTGTATCCCCTCCCTGGCTATGAACCCCTTTATGGAGGAGTTGGCTTGTATGTACCAAAATATGTCTTTTCTCACAATTGATGTGGATGAGGTCAAG GAGGTGGCTAGCAAGTATGAGGTGAAAGCCATGCCAACATTTCTGCTGCTGAAAGGTGGAGTGCCAGTTGACAAGATAGTTGGTGCAAATCCAGATGAGATGAAGAAAAGGATCCACGCTCTTGTTCAATCCAACCCCACAGATATACCCTAG